One stretch of Pseudomonas sp. NC02 DNA includes these proteins:
- a CDS encoding class I SAM-dependent methyltransferase, which translates to MTGVHKSAQQGFSTQAVTYAQGRPDYPRQLTGWLTDALQINPHSTVIDLGAGTGKFTRLLSTVAPTLIAVEPVEAMGAQLHKLLPQVRLLSGTAEAIPLEAATADALVCAQAFHWFSTEAALAEIHRVLKPDGRLGLIWNVRDESVDWVAAITEIITPYEGDTPRFHTGRWREAFTGEYFSAPEMTCFPYSHVGSPQEVIMDRFLSVSFIAALPPAEKAQVTEQLQSLINTHPALRGRETVAFPYQTQAYRSQRLTRKA; encoded by the coding sequence ATGACCGGTGTTCACAAGTCTGCTCAACAGGGTTTCTCTACTCAGGCCGTCACGTACGCCCAAGGCCGGCCGGACTATCCACGGCAACTCACGGGTTGGCTCACCGACGCCCTGCAGATCAATCCCCACTCCACGGTCATCGACCTGGGCGCCGGCACCGGCAAGTTCACCCGCTTGCTCAGCACCGTGGCGCCGACGTTGATCGCAGTGGAGCCGGTGGAGGCAATGGGGGCGCAGTTGCACAAACTGCTGCCCCAGGTGCGCCTGCTGTCGGGCACCGCTGAAGCCATCCCCCTGGAGGCGGCCACCGCTGATGCCCTGGTGTGCGCCCAGGCGTTCCATTGGTTTTCCACGGAAGCGGCCCTGGCGGAAATTCACCGGGTGCTCAAGCCGGACGGTCGCCTGGGGTTGATCTGGAATGTGCGGGATGAGTCGGTGGACTGGGTCGCGGCCATCACCGAAATCATCACGCCCTACGAGGGCGACACACCGCGCTTTCATACCGGACGTTGGCGCGAGGCCTTTACCGGCGAGTATTTTTCCGCCCCCGAAATGACCTGCTTCCCCTACAGCCATGTCGGCAGCCCCCAGGAAGTGATCATGGACCGCTTCCTTTCCGTGAGCTTTATCGCCGCATTGCCACCGGCAGAAAAGGCGCAGGTCACTGAGCAGTTGCAGTCGCTGATCAACACGCATCCGGCCTTGCGCGGCCGTGAGACGGTTGCGTTTCCGTACCAGACCCAGGCTTATCGCAGCCAG
- a CDS encoding DUF3455 domain-containing protein — protein MNAKALFCVTCLFAAAPTAFAQTGLPDSIKVPDGHKVTMETTGVGEITYECRDKANAAGQTEWFFVGPKAVLNDRSGQQVGSYFGPPATWQAKDGSKVTGTQLAVAPSSPGNLPYQLVKANPAEGKGAMSGVAYIQRVALKGGVAPGTECTAANKGKQEVVKYQADYIFWAAN, from the coding sequence ATGAACGCCAAAGCCCTGTTCTGCGTGACCTGCCTGTTCGCCGCTGCACCGACTGCCTTTGCCCAGACCGGTTTACCCGACAGCATAAAGGTGCCGGACGGCCACAAGGTGACCATGGAAACCACCGGAGTCGGCGAAATCACCTACGAATGCCGGGACAAGGCCAATGCTGCCGGCCAGACCGAATGGTTTTTCGTCGGTCCCAAGGCGGTGCTCAATGACCGCAGCGGCCAGCAGGTCGGTAGCTACTTCGGCCCGCCGGCCACCTGGCAGGCCAAGGACGGTTCGAAAGTCACCGGCACCCAGTTGGCCGTGGCGCCGTCCAGCCCTGGCAACCTGCCTTATCAACTGGTCAAGGCCAACCCCGCCGAAGGCAAGGGCGCGATGAGTGGCGTCGCGTATATCCAGCGGGTGGCCCTCAAGGGCGGCGTGGCGCCAGGCACGGAATGCACGGCGGCCAACAAGGGCAAGCAGGAAGTGGTCAAGTACCAGGCCGACTACATCTTCTGGGCGGCCAACTGA
- a CDS encoding sigma-70 family RNA polymerase sigma factor, producing the protein MPEADFDYQACLLACARGEQPALRRLYQQESSRLLGVALRIVRDKAVAEDIVHDAFIKVWNGAASFDPHRGSARGWVYSVTRHLALNAVRSNGREVPLSEEHESAERADTFDYQAHSARIYSCLEQLDPARRNCILHAYVDGYSHSEIAHKLGTPLGTVKAWIKRSLAALRECMA; encoded by the coding sequence TTGCCTGAAGCCGATTTTGACTATCAAGCCTGCCTGCTGGCCTGTGCCCGTGGCGAACAACCGGCCTTGCGCCGGCTGTATCAACAGGAAAGCAGCCGGCTGCTGGGGGTCGCGTTGCGCATCGTGCGTGACAAGGCGGTGGCCGAAGATATCGTGCATGACGCCTTCATCAAGGTCTGGAACGGCGCGGCCAGTTTTGACCCGCACAGAGGCTCGGCCCGCGGCTGGGTATACAGCGTGACCCGGCACCTGGCGCTAAATGCCGTGCGCAGCAATGGACGCGAGGTGCCCCTCAGCGAAGAGCATGAAAGCGCAGAGCGCGCTGACACCTTCGACTATCAGGCGCACTCGGCGCGGATCTACAGCTGCCTCGAACAACTCGACCCGGCCCGCCGCAACTGCATCCTGCATGCGTATGTAGACGGTTATTCCCACAGCGAAATCGCGCACAAACTCGGCACCCCGCTGGGTACCGTGAAAGCGTGGATCAAACGCAGCCTCGCGGCATTGCGTGAGTGCATGGCATGA
- a CDS encoding anti-sigma factor domain-containing protein: MNSIDELASEYVLGTLPIEQRTEVEQRLATDADLRAAVDAWEQRLLPLTGQAAPATPSVYLWRRIERSLGHSATRDSSVSWWNRLALWRGLAGAGIAASLVLATLLLTRTAAINPTAYVVVLVAPQNQAPGWVIQASNTQEIQLIPLGIMEVPADKTLQFWTKGEDWQGPVSLGLVKPGQTLSVPLDKLPPLAPNQLFELTLENPGGSKTGKPTGPIQAIGRAVKVI, translated from the coding sequence ATGAACAGCATCGACGAACTGGCCAGCGAATATGTGCTGGGCACCTTGCCCATCGAGCAACGCACCGAGGTGGAACAGCGCCTGGCCACCGATGCCGACTTGCGTGCGGCAGTGGACGCCTGGGAACAGCGCCTGCTGCCACTGACTGGACAGGCCGCCCCGGCAACGCCTTCGGTGTATTTATGGCGACGCATCGAGCGCAGCCTGGGGCATTCAGCCACCCGGGACTCGTCGGTCTCATGGTGGAACAGGCTGGCGTTGTGGCGCGGACTGGCCGGCGCCGGCATCGCGGCGAGCCTGGTATTGGCGACACTGCTGTTGACCCGTACGGCCGCCATCAACCCGACCGCGTATGTGGTGGTGCTGGTAGCCCCGCAAAACCAGGCCCCGGGCTGGGTAATCCAGGCGAGCAATACCCAGGAAATCCAGCTGATTCCCCTGGGCATCATGGAAGTACCGGCAGACAAGACGCTGCAGTTCTGGACCAAGGGCGAAGACTGGCAAGGCCCGGTGTCGCTGGGCTTGGTCAAGCCTGGACAGACGTTATCTGTGCCCCTGGACAAACTCCCGCCACTGGCGCCGAACCAGCTGTTTGAGCTGACCCTGGAAAATCCCGGCGGGTCGAAAACCGGCAAGCCGACAGGTCCGATTCAGGCAATTGGCCGGGCCGTTAAAGTAATCTGA
- a CDS encoding chloride channel protein — MPSKTRSLLILALVVIFTGIGAGLGGMLLALLLHGIQHLAYGYSLDSLISHETFLLGVTAAAPERRVLVLITCGLVAGVGWWLIYRYGRPLVSIKQAVSAQAPIMPPKTTLAHAVLQIITVALGSPLGREVAPREVGALAATWLSQRARLAPDMHRLIVACGAGAGLAAVYNVPLGGAVFVLEVLVGVFSWPAAVIALATSAIGASVAWIGLGAEAQYVVPHFVLSPGLIAWALGCGPVFGLAAYGFTRLTGAARSNAARGWRLPVLSLINFTIIGGLAIFLPQILGNGKGPAQLGFDNELTIGLAAVLLVVKVLITASSLRAGAEGGLLTPALANGALLAIILGGAWSLLWPGVPLGAFAIIGAAAFLASSMSMPLTAIVLVAEFTRIDHDFLVPIILAVAGSMCMSKLCVLWEKR, encoded by the coding sequence ATGCCCTCAAAAACCCGTTCGCTGCTGATTCTCGCACTTGTCGTCATCTTCACCGGCATCGGCGCCGGCCTGGGCGGCATGCTCCTCGCCTTGCTGCTGCACGGCATCCAGCATCTGGCCTACGGCTACAGCCTCGACAGCCTGATCAGCCATGAAACCTTTTTGCTCGGCGTCACCGCCGCCGCGCCCGAACGCCGGGTGCTGGTGCTGATCACCTGTGGCCTGGTGGCCGGTGTGGGTTGGTGGTTGATCTACCGCTATGGCCGCCCGTTGGTGAGCATCAAGCAAGCGGTCTCCGCCCAGGCACCGATCATGCCGCCCAAGACCACCCTCGCCCACGCCGTGCTGCAAATCATCACTGTGGCCCTCGGCTCGCCATTGGGCCGTGAAGTGGCGCCACGGGAAGTCGGCGCGCTGGCCGCCACCTGGTTGTCACAACGGGCGCGACTGGCGCCGGACATGCACCGGCTGATCGTCGCCTGCGGTGCAGGCGCCGGGCTGGCGGCGGTGTACAACGTGCCGTTGGGCGGCGCGGTGTTTGTGCTCGAAGTGTTGGTGGGTGTGTTCAGTTGGCCGGCGGCAGTGATTGCGTTGGCCACCTCGGCCATCGGCGCGTCGGTGGCCTGGATTGGCTTGGGCGCAGAGGCGCAATACGTGGTGCCGCACTTTGTGCTCAGCCCTGGCTTGATCGCCTGGGCGCTGGGCTGCGGGCCGGTGTTTGGCCTGGCCGCCTACGGATTCACCCGGTTGACCGGCGCGGCCCGCAGCAACGCCGCCCGTGGCTGGCGGTTGCCGGTACTGTCGTTGATCAACTTCACGATCATCGGGGGCCTGGCGATTTTCCTGCCGCAGATCCTCGGCAACGGCAAGGGCCCGGCGCAACTGGGCTTTGACAATGAGCTGACCATCGGCCTCGCCGCGGTGCTGCTAGTGGTCAAGGTACTGATCACTGCGAGCAGCCTGCGCGCCGGTGCCGAAGGCGGTTTGCTGACCCCGGCGCTGGCCAACGGCGCCCTGCTCGCCATCATCCTCGGCGGCGCCTGGAGCCTGCTGTGGCCCGGCGTGCCGCTGGGGGCTTTCGCGATCATCGGTGCGGCGGCGTTCCTGGCATCGAGCATGAGCATGCCGTTGACGGCAATCGTGCTGGTGGCGGAATTCACCCGCATCGACCATGACTTCCTGGTGCCGATCATTCTCGCGGTTGCAGGTTCGATGTGCATGAGCAAGCTGTGCGTCCTGTGGGAAAAGCGCTGA
- a CDS encoding UPF0149 family protein has translation MHDQPLAPADFEFIDDTLLKYGDDHSVLNLAELNGYFTALVSSPAQVEVAEWFPGIFGGQNPDWESPEEAGQFLELCVRHMNAIATQLATDAQGFKARFEETEHQDQPLTLAEEWCFGYIRGAAIGNWPELPAEQAGQLEKISWCAEQDNFELPADLDVNAHQQRVAAIEPAARALHDYWLAQR, from the coding sequence ATGCACGACCAACCCCTCGCCCCCGCCGATTTCGAGTTCATCGACGACACCCTGCTCAAGTACGGCGACGACCATTCGGTGCTGAACCTGGCCGAGCTTAACGGTTACTTCACCGCCCTGGTTTCAAGCCCCGCGCAGGTGGAGGTTGCCGAATGGTTCCCCGGTATCTTTGGTGGGCAGAACCCGGATTGGGAAAGCCCGGAAGAAGCTGGCCAGTTCCTTGAACTGTGCGTGCGCCATATGAACGCCATTGCCACGCAACTGGCGACCGACGCCCAGGGTTTCAAGGCACGTTTCGAGGAAACCGAGCATCAGGACCAGCCACTGACCCTGGCGGAAGAATGGTGCTTTGGTTATATCCGTGGCGCCGCTATCGGCAACTGGCCAGAGCTGCCTGCCGAACAGGCCGGGCAACTGGAAAAGATTTCCTGGTGCGCCGAGCAGGACAACTTTGAACTGCCGGCAGACCTGGATGTAAATGCCCATCAGCAACGGGTAGCCGCTATCGAACCGGCCGCCCGTGCGTTGCACGACTACTGGTTGGCCCAGCGCTGA
- a CDS encoding lytic polysaccharide monooxygenase auxiliary activity family 9 protein: MNKPQTQLRHGRVVTPASRGSVAVERGLLENWQVNEMEGGKNFPALNAGPFPAPYETDDQSVTPPADGHILSGGKTDARDCVNFTDEEMGKKLNTPFNWPLLNVEAGQVFKVQWAYTAAHVTRGYRWLITKDGWDPKQRISRAQLEPKPFFEDFYTQVPYYQHSAELKAKVEHQVTLPKGKKGRHVLVLMWIVANTGNAFYQAFDVDFN, translated from the coding sequence ATGAACAAACCCCAGACTCAACTCAGGCATGGTCGCGTCGTGACACCCGCCAGTCGTGGCTCGGTGGCGGTAGAGCGTGGCCTGCTGGAAAACTGGCAAGTCAACGAAATGGAAGGCGGCAAGAACTTCCCGGCCCTCAACGCCGGCCCGTTTCCGGCACCTTACGAAACTGACGATCAGAGCGTCACGCCCCCCGCCGACGGGCACATCCTCAGCGGCGGCAAGACCGATGCCCGCGACTGCGTGAACTTCACCGACGAAGAAATGGGTAAGAAGCTCAACACCCCGTTTAACTGGCCGTTGTTGAATGTTGAAGCCGGCCAGGTATTCAAGGTGCAGTGGGCTTACACCGCCGCGCACGTGACCCGTGGCTATCGCTGGTTGATCACCAAGGACGGTTGGGACCCCAAGCAGCGCATCAGCCGCGCTCAACTGGAGCCCAAACCGTTCTTCGAGGACTTCTATACCCAGGTGCCGTATTACCAGCACTCGGCTGAACTGAAGGCCAAGGTTGAACATCAGGTGACATTGCCCAAGGGCAAGAAGGGCCGGCATGTGCTGGTGTTGATGTGGATCGTGGCCAACACCGGCAATGCGTTCTATCAGGCGTTTGACGTCGATTTCAACTAG
- a CDS encoding DUF1428 domain-containing protein, producing the protein MSYVDGCVIAVPTANREQFIQHAKAAAVVFKDHGALNIIECWGDDVPQGQVTSFPMAVKLKEDETVVFSWIVWPSRQVRDAGMSKVMEDPRLKADVNPMPFDGQRMIYGGFEMILNT; encoded by the coding sequence ATGTCTTACGTAGATGGCTGTGTCATCGCGGTGCCCACCGCAAACCGCGAACAATTCATCCAGCATGCCAAGGCCGCCGCCGTGGTGTTCAAGGACCATGGCGCGCTGAATATCATCGAGTGCTGGGGCGATGACGTGCCCCAGGGGCAGGTGACCTCGTTTCCCATGGCGGTCAAGCTCAAGGAGGATGAAACCGTGGTGTTTTCCTGGATCGTCTGGCCGTCGCGGCAGGTGCGTGACGCCGGGATGAGCAAGGTGATGGAAGACCCGCGCCTGAAGGCAGACGTCAATCCGATGCCGTTTGATGGGCAACGGATGATCTATGGCGGGTTTGAGATGATCCTCAACACCTGA
- a CDS encoding isocitrate lyase/phosphoenolpyruvate mutase family protein: MTAHATAFHALHHAQLFILPNVADAGGARLVAQLGSQAVATSSAAVAWTHGYKDGNQLPLPLLVSTVQSIARVIDVPLSVDIEAGYSDDPEHVGRVIKAVIDAGAIGVNIEDGAGTPELLARKIEVARRVADSCGVKLFINARSDVYLKGLAPEPQRLEELLKRAALYQGAGADGLFAAGIHLEHEIQQLCQATNLPVNVLAWAGLPAPETLQALGVRRLTAGSSIAEFLYGAMHSLAEGFLRTGQLDTHALKAFTYGDMNGRMAP; encoded by the coding sequence ATGACCGCCCACGCTACCGCCTTCCACGCCCTGCACCATGCTCAACTGTTTATCCTGCCCAACGTCGCCGATGCCGGCGGCGCGCGCCTGGTGGCGCAACTGGGCAGCCAGGCCGTCGCCACCAGCAGCGCGGCCGTTGCCTGGACCCACGGCTACAAGGACGGCAATCAGCTGCCGCTGCCGCTGCTGGTCAGCACCGTGCAATCCATCGCCCGGGTGATTGACGTGCCGCTGAGCGTGGACATCGAGGCCGGTTATTCCGACGACCCGGAGCACGTGGGCCGGGTGATCAAGGCCGTAATCGACGCGGGCGCCATCGGCGTCAATATCGAGGACGGTGCCGGCACCCCTGAACTGCTGGCCCGCAAGATCGAAGTCGCCCGTCGTGTGGCGGACAGCTGTGGCGTGAAGCTGTTTATCAATGCCCGCAGCGACGTGTATTTGAAAGGATTGGCCCCGGAGCCACAGCGCCTTGAAGAACTCCTCAAGCGCGCCGCGTTGTACCAGGGCGCAGGCGCCGACGGGCTGTTTGCCGCCGGCATCCACCTGGAGCACGAAATCCAGCAGCTCTGCCAGGCGACCAACTTGCCGGTCAACGTGCTGGCCTGGGCCGGCCTGCCCGCGCCCGAGACGCTGCAAGCCTTGGGCGTACGCCGCCTCACGGCCGGCTCGAGCATCGCCGAATTCCTGTATGGCGCCATGCACAGCCTGGCCGAAGGCTTCCTGCGTACCGGGCAACTGGATACGCACGCGCTCAAGGCGTTCACCTATGGCGACATGAATGGCCGCATGGCGCCATAA
- the aroA gene encoding 3-phosphoshikimate 1-carboxyvinyltransferase: MSSQKTVTVTPPNFPLNGKVAPPGSKSITNRALLLAALAKGTSRLSGALKSDDTRHMSVALRQMGVVIDEPDDTTFVVTSLGKLQLPAQPLFLGNAGTAMRFLTAAVATVQGTVVLDGDAYMRKRPIGPLLATLGQNGIQVDSPTGCPPVTVHGTGRVQAKRFEIDGGLSSQYVSALLMLAACGEAPIEVALTGKDIGARGYVDLTLDCMRAFGAQVDIVDESTWRVAPTGYTAHDYLIEPDASAATYLWAAEVLTGGRIDLGVAPQDFTQPDAKAQAVIAQFPQMPPVVIGSQMQDAIPTLAVLAAFNNTPVRFTELANLRVKECDRVQALHDGLNEIRPGLATIEGDDLLVASDPALAGTTCNALIDTHADHRIAMCFALAGLKVSGIRIQDPDCVGKTYPEYWKELESLGVHLTW, encoded by the coding sequence TTGAGTTCGCAGAAAACCGTGACCGTTACACCGCCCAACTTTCCATTGAACGGCAAGGTAGCGCCCCCCGGCTCCAAATCCATTACCAACCGTGCCTTGCTGCTGGCGGCCCTGGCCAAGGGCACCAGTCGCTTGAGCGGCGCGCTGAAAAGCGATGACACTCGTCACATGTCGGTGGCCCTGCGGCAGATGGGCGTGGTGATCGATGAACCGGACGACACCACGTTCGTCGTCACCAGCCTGGGCAAGCTGCAATTGCCGGCGCAGCCGTTGTTTCTCGGCAACGCCGGCACCGCGATGCGCTTTCTCACCGCTGCCGTGGCCACTGTACAAGGCACCGTGGTGCTGGATGGCGACGCCTACATGCGAAAGCGTCCGATCGGCCCGCTGCTCGCGACCCTCGGCCAGAATGGCATCCAGGTCGACAGCCCTACCGGTTGCCCACCCGTGACCGTCCATGGCACTGGCCGCGTGCAAGCCAAGCGTTTCGAGATCGACGGCGGCCTGTCGAGCCAGTACGTGTCGGCGCTGCTGATGCTGGCGGCGTGCGGCGAAGCGCCGATTGAAGTAGCGCTGACCGGCAAGGACATTGGCGCCCGTGGCTATGTCGACCTGACCCTGGACTGCATGCGCGCCTTCGGTGCCCAGGTGGACATCGTCGATGAAAGCACCTGGCGCGTGGCCCCGACCGGCTACACCGCCCACGACTACCTGATCGAGCCTGACGCTTCCGCCGCCACCTATTTGTGGGCCGCTGAAGTGCTGACCGGTGGCCGCATCGACCTTGGTGTCGCCCCGCAGGATTTCACCCAGCCCGATGCCAAGGCCCAGGCAGTGATCGCGCAGTTCCCGCAGATGCCGCCGGTGGTCATTGGCTCGCAGATGCAGGATGCCATTCCAACCCTCGCCGTACTGGCCGCGTTCAACAACACGCCGGTACGCTTCACCGAACTGGCCAACCTGCGGGTCAAGGAATGTGACCGGGTGCAGGCCCTGCATGACGGCCTGAATGAAATCCGTCCGGGTCTGGCGACCATTGAAGGTGATGATTTGCTGGTGGCCAGCGATCCGGCCCTGGCGGGCACCACGTGCAACGCGCTGATCGACACCCACGCCGACCACCGCATCGCGATGTGCTTTGCCTTGGCGGGCTTGAAGGTCTCGGGGATCAGGATTCAGGACCCGGACTGCGTCGGTAAGACCTATCCTGAGTACTGGAAAGAGCTGGAAAGCCTTGGGGTCCATCTGACCTGGTAA
- a CDS encoding tautomerase family protein, with protein sequence MPYARISLHRGKSPEYLQALSQGLHDALVESFKIPDADRFHVIHQHEIGEMIIDPNYLGGPRSHDYVLIAITGGKPRDTETKRRFYQVLVERLEAAIGLSPEDVMVVITTTAADEWSFAGGRGN encoded by the coding sequence GAAATCCCCTGAATATCTGCAAGCGCTTTCACAGGGATTGCATGACGCCCTGGTTGAGAGCTTCAAGATTCCTGACGCGGATCGCTTCCACGTGATCCACCAGCACGAAATTGGCGAGATGATCATCGACCCCAACTATTTGGGCGGCCCGCGCAGCCACGACTATGTACTTATCGCGATCACGGGCGGTAAACCTCGTGATACCGAGACCAAACGGCGGTTTTACCAGGTGTTGGTGGAGCGGCTGGAGGCTGCGATTGGGCTGAGCCCTGAGGATGTGATGGTAGTGATTACGACGACGGCGGCGGATGAGTGGTCGTTTGCGGGGGGAAGAGGGAATTAG